The region GTGTACTAATGGTGTCCCTGCAGTTCTTGTACATTTGAAATGcatcttatttcatttttgattaTCAGTGTCTGTATTCATTTATGAATCAAAATCTCtaagaaaaccttttattttttcaagggTACATGACTGAACTTATGGACCTGATGACACATGTGGCTGGTCAGAGAGACTCTAATGGCTCACAGTGGCAGCACCCTTCTGATCTCACATGCAGGTGTGTCAGTTCTAAATAAATGTCTGTATTTATGACATATATAAGTTTTAACGCAAATGTGCCCAACCATTAATAAATGCACGTCTCTCTGAACCTGTGCTGTTTTCCAGAAACTACCAAAGGCAGTCTGGCAACGAGACGCCTTCCATGACTCTCAGTGAGTGGCAGGCCATGAATTTGATCCACCACAAACGCTTTTCCAAAGTCCCCAAAATCTTCGAACGAAGCTCTTTTTCTTAAACGTGCACGTGCGGACCGACTGCCACGCTGGATTCACTTTACTCATTTCATGTTTGGCCTCTTATGTTAAaggtgtcccccccccccttcttgaACCTGTGGCATGtacttgttttgttgtgactttgaATGTTGTCCTTTATCTTTCTTTCAGCTTTGTGCATGCCTTTTAATagaataaatgcatgttttaggAGCTTTTTATGTTATTGAAGTGAGTAATAATAGTTTCAAACAGGCACTTGTGTTCACTTTTTTATAGATTTGAGACAAtgcatgttttaatgttttcctcatttgttcctgttgttttatttggtgtctgggggggtgggggggtggtaATTATTCATGGCCTGTTGCAGCTCTTGTATTGATTTTGCTGAATGGTGCTGCATCCTTGTCAGCTTTGTCATCCACGTACAGTAGTTTCTGAGCTCTGTGCAGGCAGAAGCTGTCAGAGTTTTAGCCCACATACATGGAGGTTCTCAGTAAGGGTCCCCTGCACTGAATAATGCAGGTTGTTTAAGTCATGCTGTCTGTTCTGATGGAGCGACTTGACTTGTCTGAACGTGTGGGACACGTGTGCAGCTTGTTTACAGCAGTATTTTCTCATGAGCTGGATCTCTGCAGGGAGGAagctgctgatgtttgtttaatGCAATGCtttccaaccctggtcctggaggagcaCTATCCTGCATGTCTTCAATGTCTGCCCGacatcactcactcattcaaagcagggaaacaactaaaacatgcaggatagtgttcctccaggaccagggttgggaatcgcTGGTCCAACGTGCCAAACAGTCGTACAGCTATGTTCGGTATTCCAAAACCAGAAGATAAAATACTCATGTTCAAGCAAACAATTGTTCtaatgctaaatttaaaaataaaaattaattgttTGCTTATTAAGTTTTGTATACATGTAAATATTCACACACTTATTCACATTTTCTCATGCATTAGGCAGAAACCATGTTGTTGGgggaggtttttatttttctctgggAAACGAAGATTTCTTCCCTGTTACTGAAAATGCAtcttgagaatttttttttgtttgtttgtgtgatggAGAAAACATCTGACGGTAGAAACCCGGTGAAGTTTGATCTTCTCATGTGTCTTTGTAAGACATTTTCAGATTTATCCCCAAATAGCTTGTTTTCGTATCATAATTTAACCAGTTTTGTTCCCCAATTAAGAGCAcacaacctttttattttttttgattggAAAATATTAGAACTTTATTTCATTGAAGCATTTACAAGTAAGCATACACCATTGTCTTTGTAACTGAAGTGTAAATCTTGTGCATAATAGTTGAAACCATGCTAGCCCTCATGACTGCTGTACAACATGATTATAAATATGATAGCACAAATAAAGCAGTTCCTTTTTTCTAAACCATGCTTGTGGAGCTCATTCCTGCTATTTCAAAAACCCAGGCAGTCGGTGGGCTGAGAACTGGGACGGGTGGGGGGTGTTTCTCATCACAGAATGGCACATTACTGTAACCAGGCAAATAGTTTTCACGTACAGCAACATAAGAACATGTTCTGGGCCTTCagcactgaaataaaatcctCAGTGTACAGAGTTTGACCTCAAATGGCTCAAGTGGaatgttgttttcttacagTCGTCACCATTTAAGTGCTATTAAACCAAaatctggtgtttttatttattttgttttcaggttgCACTTCCATGTTTTAATTGGGAATCATCACACGATCCTGGCTGGATGTTTTTACAGGcaacttaaatttaaatgagcaaaatacgACCCTCGACATCCTCAAATGAaatttaatcaataaaaaccaacattttatttaattagacAGAAATTGTatacttccttctttttttacttgatcaaatgtcatacaaaaaaaaacaagtaaaggcTTAAAAAATGAGTGTGCATAATGGATGCAGGTAATTGTATTTGGTTAAATCTTATTATGTAAGACCCGTGTTGGAGTTATGTTTAAAACATACTCATGTAAAATGTTCCACAGCCTCATGTCTGCTGCGCTAAAAGCACTGAGATGCAGAAGCTGCAGCTTGTAAAAGAGCAGTTCAACATTTAATCAATCCATTAATGACTTTCTGAGCCGCTAGAGTTTAATGAGAGTGCTGATTTTACTTTCAGGCCTCAATTCTTTAtggttttctgctttctgtcacTTTCGAGGAATGAAAAAGTTAGTCCAGCTGCTTTCGGTTCACACACTTAGGATCAACATCAAGGAACTTTATTTCAAGTGACTGGAAGCGAAAGGACAAGAAGTTCtactttaaatgtgaaatatgtctaaaaatgttcAACTCTTTCTCATAAATTAAAGGGAAATCTTTAAGCAATCGAACTTCTATTTTTGGACACTTTAGTAGACTGTGTTATCTTTAGGAACTTGGAACTGCTTCATAGAAAAAGCAAGAAAGTAAAGTGGACACGTGTAGAAACTTTGTAACCTGACCTGTCTGTAAAATGGTGAACGTGTTGGTTTCCAAAACTTTAAATGAGTAACGTGAAGCAACCTTACATTTAAATAAGTAACGTGGAGTACAGTATTTACAATGGTGGCGACAAAGGAGTGTGCAGTCATCTGAAGATGATGCATACTGCACAGTTTCAAAGTTTCTAATAGAGGTTTTACTCATTTAAACAACTGAGGCAGTCCAGGaggaatgtaaaaaaatgaaaagtactTCCAGGAGGGTGCCATTGTGATCTATATTGTTGGCGAACTTGAAACAGTTCAGAGAAAACACCCATGAATAACCGATAGTGTGCGGATGGATGTCTATTGATTAGAGAGCGGTGTTCCTGGGGAAAGATGGCTTTAACCTTGAGTTGTGTTAAGTTTTCTGCGAAGTGCTGATCACGCTGCAGCAGAGCACCGTGCCGAGAAGTTTGTCCTGGCAAAAGCTAAATGAGCGTTAATCAGTCCGAGGGGCCCCAAATGAGTTTGACCAGCCCTGACTTTAAATGCAGACTTTTACTCTGACACCAGTCAGTGCTCACTGGACGACTTTCTGCTTTTAGTAAGGTTAAATGTGAGAGTGAGAGGCGGGAaatgatgattaaaaacaaaaaaaacagccattgAATTAGTCATCATTCTGTTCTCTTCACTCCACTGTAACCCCTTTCCACTGTACGCAAGACTAAAGGACTAAAAGACTAAAACCTGTTATTTTTCTGCACCCatacacatttctttgtttacagCTCATCATCTGGCCTCAATACAGATTTCTAATCTGTTGTTTAATTggttaaaatgctttttttctttgttttcaattATTCCTCCTAAGAAAGAATCATCTTCCTAAACATAAACAGCACAATAACATACTTTAATAGAAATACAAGAGTAGAGGAGTGCcttcaaaaagctttttataaaaacaggacTTTCACAGCGGTGTTTAAACCAAAAGTAATAGTCACGAGCTTCAATACCCCCTTATATTAGAAAACAGCACATTTTCCACTCGAGTCCTATTTCATAAAAGGCTTTCTAAACCGACACTACTAAagaatgacatttaaaatgtatttacacaTCAAACGCCTGCCGTTTCATCCAAACATGGCATCATTTTGTAATAAGTTCCTttacttcacacacacacacacacacatgtttaaATACTGAGTAAATGGTAAATAATGTGCCACAAATATGAGATACAGGGCCTTACgttttaaatgataaatcatAGGATACAAGTATTTTTAAGGCAGTACTACTGAGTTTAAATCAGCCCTCAAATGCATCAGTTAAACCCTCGCCATGATGGTTATCCTCTCAAACATGGAATTTCAACACATTTGGATTTGAAAAAGTCTGAATAGAAGCCCTTCTGTCTTGACATCTCAGGATGCCATAAAGAAGTCTCAGGGTTGCAAGATTTTCTTTGTCATGCTTGCCAACAGAAGCCGGAGTTTTCACAACAGCGCTGAAAGATTATCTTTTGGGATTATCAGAAAAGGATGCCCTAGGTTTATTCCACCATACTGGATGTACATCGTGTTCGTCGGTCACATGCTCAGAGGTTTGTTCGGAGGCTGCAGAGTTTGAATCCCAGCTTCCACTGAGGGCTGTTATTGCTGTTTGTAAGGGATCCATCTCTTCAGTGTCTCTGCAGAGGCACGTCTCCTCAGATGTCTGTCGAGTCCAGCCCCATTTATAGTTAATTAATTAGATGAATGGACTCCATTATGGGAGTTCTGTTCCTCTCGAGAATACCGTGAAATCCATCACCCTCAAAAAGAAAGACACCAGGAGATACTAAAGGCTCATTCTGGGTGTGGAATGTTATATTTAAGAAGTCTGtaataaaagtatgaaaaaagaTGAGGAATTCAGACTATGTCTCAAAGAAATTCAGCACATGAGTTGATGAGTTTGGCTGATCCCTTTAATGTTGCTCTGATGTTACTGTAAATCTCAGAAATGACTCCTCAGATGGAGTCTGGATTTCCTGAATGAAGCAGCAAAAACTGTCTCTGTAAGAAGgtacttaaaaaaactgatattaCAATAGTATGCACACAGGTGGCACGTTGTTCAGTTTGAAGATAAACTACATCTCGCTAACCTAAAGTGACTAAAAAAGTATGTGACACAAGTTAACTAGAAGAAAATAAGAGGTAAAATAGACCATTTAAATAATTCTGTACCACCCAGAGAAGATAAAAATCCTTGTTCGTGGTGGTTGATGATGGTCTGAAAGAGCCAGGAGAGTAAAGAGGCTCGGCTGATCAGCTTTGGTCCCTGGGGTTGGTTTATCTGCAGTGTCTCCGCAGCGGCCCTGTTAACTGCCACCCCACGGTTCTGTCACTGAGCACGGAGCAGCCGCCGAACTCCTCCTGCAGTCCCTCCACTGCCCCCTCCGCTCTCAGAGAGGCCCGAGCCGGCTCGAGCCCGACCCACAGAGTCGGGCGGCTTCACCTCAGCACCAGCACTCATGTTAAAGGAGGACAAGGCTCCAGCAGGAGGCCTGAAGTGCCAGCATCATTCCGGCAAGCAGATGATGAGCCTAAAACGTGCTCACTTCGAAGTCTTTTGAGAGAAGAGAAGACAGTCACACCTCGATGATGTTGACAGATGGCATcctgttgttgttcttcttcttaGGGAACGGCTGGATGAAAGAAGAATAtatgagaaaattaaaacaaacaaaaaaaacatgcaaaaaacaatttaataagCATGCAAATGCCTCTGATCTTTTGTAGATGTTTGCAGCAACAAAGTGAAAAGAATAaagaactgtgcaaaagttttaaaccagccCCAttctctttaattttgtttccaaGGGGCCAAACTAACATAAAGAAATGAGagatgactcaagacttttgcactgTACTGtatgtttagtattttttattttttatttttgctcatatGGGCATGGCATGAGGTTCTGTGTATCGATCCAAACAGAACTGATAAGAAGCTATGACTTGAGTCAGTCATGCGTGTAATGGCGCCATGTTTAGCCTGAGCGGACGCTGAGATGACACTGTGAGGGTTAATGAAGTGTCAGTGGAAGAAAAAGTCTAGAAGTGGCCGGGACCATTCACCTGCCCAGCGTCGCTGAGGGGGGGGAGGCACccaaaggagaggaggaggggaagaagGGATGGGTGGGTTATACCTTACTGCGCAACAGCCCCCCTGTCGGGTGCTCAGGAGTGCTGCACTCTGAGGAGTTTTTGGCTTTatccttgttgttgttgggttcgTTGTCTTTGATTATGTCATACTGGCGACAGAAGAGGGCAATCACACCTGGGAGGAGAGATTACGGAAGCTCTGctcattattttctgcaaagttAATACAGACACAATGAAGCCTGCTCGATCCGGGTTTATTAAAAAAGCTTGTCCTCACCTGCCCACATAATAAGTACCACCACAATGATAATGAGCTCCCCTGCTCTCAGCTGAGTCGTCTGGCCTACTTCCTCCATTGTCACTTCGTCTGAAAGAGTGAAGAGGCAGCAGAACatggattattaaaaaaagaaaatcaatttcaCTGGAAAACATTGGAAAAACACACTGTGATAACCCATTTGCCATTATAACAGCATCTAACCCATGAAAAGAGCCAAGATCACTTTATTAGAGccaataatgataataatgagCTTTATGCTGCTAATGTTTCTTTTCCAATTTAGCATATTTATTAGTAACTCTTCTCACTATAATGCCTTTTTTGAAGCTGAGGTTGAGATAAAATTCCCAATGACCTACcataatgtttttacattatcacCACCTGTTATGTAGCTGAATGTGAGTCTTGAGGCAAGTGAGTGTTTGGATGTTACAGTAACTGATTCTGAACAGCAAATGAAAGGctataaaatcagcaaaatgtttcaccaaaagcttttttttattttttatttattaaagcttcAGATTTATGACCAAGAACAATGAGCTTGGGGGGAAAAGCAAGCAGCAttagtgtgtttgtgcatgacAGGATAAAAGAGCTTCTGAATCACTTCAGCTAAAACAAACGTGTATGGtgtgccattttttttactcactattagaaaaataaaaccgttTGACAGAACACTGTGCTGTAAAAAGAGGGGGATTGTAATTGCATTGACAACATTAATGTAGAGTAGTTATTATTCTACAGGCTGCAACCTGAAATGCAAGTTTGGGTTGAAATTCCTGCAAAACATTTTAGGATTGTCTTTGCTGTTGTGAGAAAGAGCAGCTTCTGATTTCCCATCAGGTGTTTGGTATTAATGgggttttaaagctaaaataaaaacaaatctattcaTCATAATGAGTTTGTTTGTCCGAATTGTAATGCATGTTatggttaaattaaaaatacatgcgTTGTGTATTAAAAATgcctaatttaatttttaatagcTGGGAGAAATATTTGACTAACTCAGACTCTGGACTGAGGTAAAATAACATATTGTGCATTCAGGATACATAATATGGAGACATGAATGAAAGGCTGAgaatctttttaatttatatattttttatatataacttAGGAAGACTTTCATGTTAAAACAAGCCTGATCTTTAGTCATTGTGAAAGTCTCAAATGGTCTTCAGAAGATATATGAGGACCTCAGGAAAGAAGTTATAAAGATTAACacctaaaactgtttttgtttttttaagaattaatACTCACAAGACCACCATGAGAAAGCCATACTCTGAAAAAAGAACATTGCTGCTCATCTGATTTGCTAAAAATACAAACGGGGGATGCTTGAGGCTTAAGATTTAGGGTGAAATAAGGAGCTTCACATTATGTGACAAACACTTCTTAGGTGAAACAATTATTTGTGAAGATGGTCGTAAAAAAGAGTAATAAGAATCCAGATTTGTATTGCTTTTGCTGAGCAGGTCAGACTGATAGTTGCTGCTGAGCTCCTCATTAACTATTCAGAGTGGTATTTCTTCTCATCAAGCTCTGGTTCTCTGCAGGGCTGcctcttaattttttttctctgcagctttgaaGGTGTCAGTGCTGTAGCAGACTTGACTGAACTGCACTACTCTGTCATTTTATCCATTTGGGGTTTcattgacagatttttttttttgtcagaatctATTCCTCCCCCTGAGATTTTGTGAACTGCCTTACAAAGTGTCAGCTCTTGCAATCAAATTTCAGAGTTTTTGTATATTTCACAGCTGTCTTATTCCATAAATGTGTCTTTAATTGAGGGCTTCTTCTCTTTCAAGTCTGCTAACGTCTTCTCCTGTCTTTCATTACAGCTGCAGCGCTGTAATGACACTGCCTATTGCACAGATGCAGACTAAAAATATGATGATTTTCAACCAAAGCATCTAAACAGTCACACATAAAGTCAGGAAAAACACAACTGTGAGCATCAGACTGTCTGGAAATGCTTTTAAATActgaacaaacagctttttctgcagctttacagCAACATAGAGAGCATTCCACTCCTTTATTAGAAAGCAGGGTGACATTTGGAGGGCCCTGTGCGCAGGAACCCCACGCTCCAGTGGCTTTTAGCAACAAGCAGTTCTGCTAATCGATTGGTCTCTGCTGCCTTGAATTAAATAATCAAAGCACAACAGCCCCCGGCAGCTAATGCTTTATTCCCAGGTGACCAAACAGGTCAGCTGAAACACTCCTGATGCTCTCTGACCGAGTTCTAGAAGATGCTGTGGTTTCACCAGCTGCTGACCTTCTGTGGCattaaatgcagctttaaagaaAGAGCTCAACGTTTGGAGAAATAATAGACTGTATTTATTTCAAGAGcactgtagatttttttttccctcatgcCAAATACAACTGTGATAGGAGTAATCTCTACCCTGACATCTGACTTTGAATTTTGAAATGACAGCCTGCAGATGGTGGTTGGtggttttttaaattcattttcaactgaaaatgctttaaaaatggtGCATTATGCTGAGTCAGGCTAACTCTTTCTAGTAGTTTCGATTGTTGCCCTTTATTTAACCCTTTAATGTTTGTTCGACATGGATTATATAACGTCTTtgttaaacaaatacaaaactgatTATACTTTAGCTTAATTTAAAGA is a window of Kryptolebias marmoratus isolate JLee-2015 linkage group LG10, ASM164957v2, whole genome shotgun sequence DNA encoding:
- the LOC108237574 gene encoding fibronectin type III domain-containing protein 5 isoform X2 produces the protein MLRFIQEVNTTTRSCALWDLEEETDYIVHVQSISMSGTSPLSEPLRFRTPKEAETQASKSKDEVTMEEVGQTTQLRAGELIIIVVVLIMWAGVIALFCRQYDIIKDNEPNNNKDKAKNSSECSTPEHPTGGLLRSKPFPKKKNNNRMPSVNIIEV